atacacaacgAAAGGTGCTTCAGTTGCTTGCTGGCCTTGCTGTTGGTCGAGCGACTGGAAGAATCTCATTCAAACTTTAAAACCGCCCAAACTTGTAGTCAACATTTCCATCTCTAGATggcgtttctttattttgtttttttcacatttttgctTTCCATTTACAGACCAGAGATAAGATAAGATCAAGTGAGTGTAAATTAGGATACCAGCGTAAACGGGATATTAAAACGTAAAAGAGGAATTCTTGTGTAAATCTCTGCTGCTAGAATTCTGTACATTTTCATTCATCATTTGACGCTCAAAGAGATATGAATTTTAGAtcaccttttcttttatcaaaAAGCATTGCAAATTGCAACAAATTGCGTCTGTTGTTCTTGCAGTCCTCCAAGGGATTCAGCACTCGTTCTGCCACTACCACCAAGCACAAATATGGTTCTTCCAAGACGGTCAACGTCGATATTTTAGGAACGTGGGACAGCCGGACAGAGTTGCCTCTTGAACTCGAGTCTAGCATCAACTATGGGAAACCCATACCTCAAATTCTCATCTCATCGGTTGGAACACACTCCATTCAAGGCAGGAGGCCTTACAACGAGGACCGCTTTGTTGCAAAAGAGCTCAGACCAAATCTCCTCTACTTTTCTGTCTTTGACGGGCATGGCGGATCAGAGTGTGCAGACTACTGCTACAGTCACATGGAGAATCATTTAACCTTTTGGTTGGACAGATTAAGTGTCAATGATATTGAACATGCAATTGATGCTGCTTTCATCGAGTTGAATAACTCATTTTCTCGTTGGTGGGCTTTTCATGGCAAAGGTAAAGTTTGTATTCACCAAGTATTTGTTAAGCTACTATTGAACTCTTTATTTTGTATTCGTAGCCACCAGTAATGTTCCAGGGACAACAGCTACAGTAGCACTCCTTCACAAGAACATGGATCTTTATCTTGGCCATGTTGTAAGAAGTATAGGCATACATCATTTATTCTTCATTACATTGAGCAAAATTAAACTTGCATCTTCCCCTAttgtaattttaattgtttttacagGGAGATAGCCGTGCTATGCTATGTCGAGGAGGGAAGGCCCGCCGTCTCACAACGGATCATTGTCCATCCCTTCTTACCGAAAAGGTATGGAAAATTGAACTCAAATTTGTTCAATGTTATTAACTAATTTGGATGTCacgtttctttcaatttagaCTCGAATTGAACAATCTCAAGGAAAGGTTGTGGTTGATGATGTTGGCCGAGGAATGGTCAACGGAAGGTCAGTTAACTCAAGTTTTCCGAATTGAACCAAGTAAAATAGCTTTCTATTCGTGTTTTTATTAGATTAGCGATGACGAGAAGCCTGGGAGATCTAGAGCTGAAACCATTTGGCGTGACTGCCGTCCCTGATGTGAGAAAGATTAAGGTATTCTTATTGATATAACATTCCTTTGCTCTATAATATTTATCCCTCTTATGTTATTCAAGATAAAGCACGGGAGAGATGCATTTCTAGTGCTGACTACCGACGGAATCAATTGCGTGATGTCGGATCAGGAAATTTGTGACGTCATCCAGCGAACTGAAGATCCAAACGATGCCGCCCACTGCCTAACTGATGCAGCCTTACATTACTCATCTGAAGACAATGCGACCGCAATCGTTGTGCCCTTGGGCTCCTGGGGTAACTCAAATCAGATTTGCTTCTCTAATATTCAAATTGCTCTAACTCGTTCGtctgtttcttttcatttcaaaaatgacTTTTAGGCAATAACACGACATCAGCTTCCATTTTCTACAGTTTTGGCCGCAGCATGACGGTCAGCAGCCGCTTCAGTTAACACTCAATCCGCCCAATATAAAACTCGTGtttttattacaaaaataaGCCTCCAATCAATACCGTTGGAAGCAGCACGCCTCTACGACCCTTGTGACCCTGTTGATTTGAAACAGTAAACCCCATCGTCGTGAAATGTGAATACATGAATGTTTCATACATGAATGAAACTAATGTACGTATTTTATCATTTCCCATTTTCTCACTTCCTCGactaaatcattttaaaaatttgctcatcattttatttaatttagcgATTGATTT
This sequence is a window from Daphnia pulicaria isolate SC F1-1A chromosome 7, SC_F0-13Bv2, whole genome shotgun sequence. Protein-coding genes within it:
- the LOC124350692 gene encoding protein phosphatase 1K, mitochondrial-like, with the protein product MNFRSPFLLSKSIANCNKLRLLFLQSSKGFSTRSATTTKHKYGSSKTVNVDILGTWDSRTELPLELESSINYGKPIPQILISSVGTHSIQGRRPYNEDRFVAKELRPNLLYFSVFDGHGGSECADYCYSHMENHLTFWLDRLSVNDIEHAIDAAFIELNNSFSRWWAFHGKATSNVPGTTATVALLHKNMDLYLGHVGDSRAMLCRGGKARRLTTDHCPSLLTEKTRIEQSQGKVVVDDVGRGMVNGRLAMTRSLGDLELKPFGVTAVPDVRKIKIKHGRDAFLVLTTDGINCVMSDQEICDVIQRTEDPNDAAHCLTDAALHYSSEDNATAIVVPLGSWGNNTTSASIFYSFGRSMTVSSRFS